A stretch of the Nicotiana tabacum cultivar K326 chromosome 6, ASM71507v2, whole genome shotgun sequence genome encodes the following:
- the LOC107780677 gene encoding oleosin G: protein MAEQQPSYGRPQTRSAGFNSNVTTPSFLRKLQEHVPNSTQLVGFLTLIISGAILLLLTGLTLTAIILGLIFFTPLVLISSPIWVPVGTVLFIAIAGFLSVCGFGVASLASLSWLYRYFRGFHPPGSDRVDYARSRIADTASHVKDYAREYGGYLHSKVKDAAPGA from the coding sequence ATGGCTGAACAACAACCCAGCTACGGTCGTCCACAAACCAGATCCGCAGGTTTCAACAGCAACGTGACAACTCCCTCGTTTCTCCGAAAATTACAAGAACATGTCCCAAATTCGACCCAACTTGTCGGATTCTTGACCCTTATTATCTCTGGGGCAATCTTGCTCCTTCTCACTGGCTTAACTCTTACGGCTATTATTCTGGGTCTTATTTTCTTCACACCTTTGGTCCTTATCTCCAGCCCAATCTGGGTCCCTGTTGGTACTGTTCTATTCATAGCCATTGCTGGATTCTTATCTGTCTGTGGATTTGGGGTCGCAAGTTTGGCGTCTCTCTCTTGGCTGTATAGGTATTTTAGGGGATTCCACCCGCCCGGTTCGGACCGGGTTGATTATGCGAGAAGCCGGATTGCTGATACAGCTAGCCATGTGAAGGATTACGCTAGAGAATACGGTGGGTATCTTCATAGTAAAGTGAAAGATGCAGCTCCCGGTGCTTAA